The genome window GAAGAGTGGATGGAGCGTCATATGTTAACAGATGTTGTTGAAGAGCTATCAAAGAAATCGGAAGAAGATAAAATCACTTTAGATAAAACATATATTCAGATGTCTAAAAAAGTAAAACGATTATATGGTAAACCAGTAGAGGATCCAGAAGTCCAAGAAATGATAAAGACCTATATAGAAGCATCCTTGGCATTTCTTGGGGAGGATTTGATGCAAAAGCTGGCTGATACTAATATGGAAGAGCTTGATATTCAAGAAATTGAAAATATGACACCATCTCCTTTTACAGAAGAAGAACAACAATGGATTAATCAAGCAATGGAATTTTATATGAAGCAAGAAGAATTGGAATAGATAGATTTAACCTTGAAGTTCAGAGAGAGAGAACTATTAATAGGGTATGCTTGCGGGATTTAACAGGTCTTTCCTTAAATAAAAGGGAAGCCTTTTTTTATGCTGGAATAAACAAAAAAATATTAGTAGAGGTAAAACTTCCCTTGGTTGAGAATCGTCTAATCATTGAAAGAGAGTAAATAAAGGGATGTACCAGCTTACAAAACATAGAAAAGTAATGGAGGGGAAAATGAAGAAAATAGGAAAAGTAGTTTTAAAGATAAGTTTCGTGTTTTATTTATTAGCACTAGTTTATTTATTATTCTTAGGCACAAGAGCGATCTTCTGGTCAGATATATCATGGATAGAATATATAAAATACTCATCCAATTTTGTCCCATTTAAAACGATCACTACCTATATTCTAGCAATGTTTAACGGAAGTATGAATATGTATATACCTATCGAAAATCTTTTTGGTAATTTTATGATGTTCATGCCAATGGGTATATACTTACCTTATTTATTCAAGCATTTAAACAAATTTAGCAAATTTATTATTTCGATGTGTTCCTTACTAATAGTTATTGAAGTAGTACAAGTAGTTACAAGATTAGGGAGTTTCGATATTGATGATTTTATCTTAAATATGTTAGGTGCATGGATAGGATATGGTATTTGGAAAACAAAAGTTGTCCAATATGTACTTAAATGACTTATGTTGAAGAAGGAGTACAACGAGAGAACAAAGAATATAAAAGGCGAGAATTTACAAGGGGATGATGTACGATGGAAGGGATACTGCAATCATTTTTAGAAGCGGAAATTTCAGATCAAGAGTTTTATGACGGCATTATTGATTTTATTTATAATGGCAATATAAGATGTGGAGAATATGAATGCAATGAATTTGTCATTCGGAAAATGGATCTTTTAAATTTTGTCGTTTATGTAGAGTATGTTATAGATGATAAGAGAGAAATTCACGGGTCTTTTTCTATCGCTAAAAATAAATTACTTCAAGCTATTAATGAATATGCACGAAAGCAAGGATTTGCCATAAGAAATTTCGAAGGTTATCCTAAACATAAAGGACATTGATCTAAAAAAGATTAATGTCTTTTTCGTTTGGATGTCTTATGGAAGAAAAGAGACGGTTTAGTAAAATTAAAGCAAGGGAAGAAACGATGGTGGATATTGTAAATTATAAAATATGGACTGTTTGTATGATTCAAAAGGACATAAATGCTGAAGAAAGAAGAAACAGATTAATTGAAGAAGAGTTGAAACCATCACTAATATTGCTATTCCAAAAAATGCTGGGATTTTTTCTTGTCCTTATAAAGATGATGGTCATCATATGTTAGTAGTTCAAGGTTTGAGCAAACATTTGGAATTTCCCAGGGGGCAGACAGGAATTAGGAAAGGAATGTGCAAAACGAGAAATACAAGAAGAACTCGATCTTTATATTCATCAACTTACAGAGATTTTTATTTCGGACATACTAAGTGGAAGGACTATTTCTATTTTGCAGCGTCTGTTGGTAGAATACCTGTGATGAATGAAATGGATAAAATAATAGGAATTAGATTTGTAAATAGTAAGGAAAAGATTAATTTTCCAATTGAGTTATCCTCAGCAATAAAAACAGTATTAGCTAGTAATCTTGTCCACGATAAAATAACTAAATGGATTTAACGTTTAGGTGGTTTCCTTTAAATAAAAGGGAGCTTTTTTTACGTTGCTATGGGAAAGACTAGTGGAATAATGATAAAAAGAAGTAGCATAAAGTCCTCTTACAATGAGGGGAAGCTAAAATCTAAGTATTAGTATTTTAGCTTTGTTCTCTTGGCAAATTATGCATTAAAAATCATCTTAATAAACTCATTTTTTCTCTCCCCCGATATTAGGCATCCATCCACCTTGACCCAAAAAGTTCCCATTTTTTGAAATGGAATCATAAAAATCTAACTCTTTTCATTGTAAGGATTCTGATTAACTCAGTTTCATCACTGTT of Niallia circulans contains these proteins:
- a CDS encoding VanZ family protein — encoded protein: MKKIGKVVLKISFVFYLLALVYLLFLGTRAIFWSDISWIEYIKYSSNFVPFKTITTYILAMFNGSMNMYIPIENLFGNFMMFMPMGIYLPYLFKHLNKFSKFIISMCSLLIVIEVVQVVTRLGSFDIDDFILNMLGAWIGYGIWKTKVVQYVLK